In Bacillus sp. KH172YL63, one genomic interval encodes:
- the metC gene encoding cystathionine beta-lyase has translation MSKKPFSIQTSLIHSHGIHKETGAVSTPLHHATTFHQQDFDQYGKYDYSRSGNPTRETVEETIAELEGGVRGFAFSSGMAAISTSFLLLSSGDHVLVSEEVYGGTYRMITEVLTKFGIDYSFVNMKDLHEVACSIKENTKVIYMETPSNPLLNITDIQGVVKLARANGCMTFLDNTFMTPLLQRPISLGVDVVLHSATKFLAGHSDVLAGLAVTGSEEIAEKLSFLQNSFGAVLGAQDCWLLLRGLKTLHVRLKESSESAYKIATFLEKRKEVEEVYYPGLSYHPGREIQIRQSEGPGAVLSFKLKGEEEVKRFIENINIPVFAVSLGAVESILSYPSRMSHASMPKAERERRGITDGLLRLSVGLENAEELIKDLEQGLDSLNRNKGNSVINL, from the coding sequence ATGAGTAAAAAACCATTTTCAATTCAGACGTCACTCATCCATTCCCACGGTATCCATAAAGAAACAGGGGCAGTTTCAACACCGTTACATCATGCCACCACATTTCATCAACAGGATTTTGATCAGTACGGCAAGTACGACTACAGCCGATCAGGAAACCCGACAAGGGAAACAGTGGAAGAAACCATCGCTGAGCTTGAAGGTGGCGTGAGGGGCTTTGCCTTTTCATCGGGAATGGCGGCCATCTCAACAAGCTTTTTATTATTATCGAGCGGTGATCATGTGCTTGTATCTGAAGAAGTTTATGGAGGAACTTATCGCATGATCACAGAAGTCCTGACCAAATTCGGCATAGACTATTCGTTCGTAAACATGAAAGATCTTCATGAAGTCGCCTGTTCAATCAAAGAAAACACAAAAGTGATTTATATGGAGACACCATCGAATCCACTCCTGAACATCACGGATATACAAGGGGTAGTGAAGCTGGCAAGGGCGAATGGATGTATGACATTCCTGGATAACACATTCATGACGCCCCTTCTTCAAAGGCCGATCTCCCTGGGTGTGGATGTTGTGCTGCACAGTGCAACAAAATTCCTTGCCGGACATAGCGACGTTCTGGCGGGCCTTGCTGTGACGGGAAGTGAAGAAATTGCAGAGAAGCTTTCCTTCCTGCAAAATTCATTTGGTGCCGTATTGGGTGCACAGGACTGCTGGCTTTTGTTGAGAGGTTTGAAAACACTTCATGTACGATTGAAGGAATCGTCAGAATCGGCTTATAAGATCGCTACGTTTCTGGAGAAAAGAAAAGAAGTCGAGGAAGTCTACTATCCAGGTTTGAGCTATCATCCTGGACGGGAGATTCAGATTCGCCAATCAGAAGGTCCGGGAGCGGTGCTTTCGTTTAAGTTAAAGGGAGAAGAAGAGGTAAAAAGATTCATAGAGAATATCAATATACCTGTTTTTGCAGTAAGCCTCGGGGCGGTCGAATCGATCCTTTCCTACCCTAGCAGGATGTCCCACGCCTCTATGCCGAAAGCAGAAAGGGAAAGGCGGGGAATCACCGATGGATTATTGAGGCTCTCGGTAGGGCTTGAGAACGCCGAGGAGCTTATAAAAGACCTTGAACAGGGGCTGGACAGTTTAAATAGAAATAAAGGAAACAGCGTCATTAATTTATAG
- a CDS encoding bifunctional homocysteine S-methyltransferase/methylenetetrahydrofolate reductase: MKPLLDALKEKILIADGAIGTLLYSYGVDRCFEELNLSHPNEVVKVHREYIEAGADIIQTNTYGANYQKLSRYGLEDSVKEINTAAVRLARKAAGQDTYVLGTVGGIRGIKQNVPLEEIKRSFREQLYCLLLEGVDGLLLETYYDFEELTTVLKIAKREADIPVVAQVSLHETGVLQNGMEVGEALKQLELLGADVAGINCRMGPFHMVNSLEEVPLPKTAFLSVYPNASLPNYEEGRFYYSAEPGYFGDISNELRLQGARIIGGCCGTTPDHIRSVAEKLKSREPVTEKVVKRKKAVEISSPAIRGKLLHEQVKEKKTIIVELDPPKHLDTTLFFQGAKALKEAGIDALTLADNPLASPRISNDAIGNLIHSKYDLTPLVHITCRDRNLIGLQSHLMGLHTLGIHNILAITGDPAKIGDFPGAASVYDLSSLELIELIKQNNEGLSFSGKSLREKTRFSVGAAFNPNFRHLDASVKRLEKKKKAGADYFISQPVFGRNQLMQIHEATKHLDIPIFIGIMPLISSRNAEFLHHEVPGINVPEETRRRMKEAGADPVITRSVGMEMAKDLLETALELFNGIYLITPFVRYDMSIELIQHIQQLNAEREVPYGHHII, translated from the coding sequence TTGAAACCGTTACTGGATGCACTGAAAGAAAAGATACTGATCGCAGACGGGGCGATCGGGACCCTGCTGTACTCATACGGAGTGGACCGATGCTTTGAAGAGTTGAATCTGTCTCATCCGAATGAAGTGGTAAAGGTTCACAGGGAATATATCGAAGCTGGAGCCGATATCATTCAAACGAATACGTACGGAGCGAACTATCAGAAGCTGTCAAGGTACGGCCTTGAGGACTCTGTGAAGGAAATAAACACTGCGGCGGTCCGTCTTGCCAGAAAAGCAGCAGGTCAGGACACATACGTTCTTGGCACCGTCGGCGGGATCCGGGGGATCAAGCAAAATGTCCCCTTGGAGGAAATCAAAAGAAGCTTTCGGGAACAGCTTTATTGTTTATTATTGGAGGGCGTCGACGGGCTCTTGCTTGAAACGTATTATGACTTTGAAGAATTGACAACTGTATTGAAAATTGCCAAACGTGAAGCAGACATCCCTGTGGTTGCACAAGTTTCCCTTCATGAAACCGGTGTGCTGCAAAATGGCATGGAGGTAGGGGAAGCGCTGAAGCAGCTGGAGTTACTCGGAGCGGATGTCGCAGGAATAAACTGCCGAATGGGACCGTTTCATATGGTCAACTCACTGGAAGAGGTCCCATTACCGAAAACAGCTTTCTTATCGGTTTATCCGAATGCAAGTCTCCCGAACTATGAAGAAGGCCGCTTCTATTATTCTGCTGAACCGGGGTATTTCGGGGATATCAGTAATGAACTGAGGCTGCAGGGGGCAAGGATCATCGGCGGCTGTTGCGGTACAACACCCGACCATATCCGGTCTGTTGCCGAAAAATTAAAGAGCAGGGAACCGGTGACTGAAAAAGTGGTGAAAAGAAAAAAAGCCGTGGAAATTTCTTCACCAGCAATCAGGGGGAAACTGCTTCATGAACAAGTGAAGGAAAAGAAAACAATCATTGTGGAACTCGATCCGCCGAAACATCTCGATACCACATTGTTTTTTCAAGGGGCGAAGGCTTTGAAGGAGGCAGGAATCGATGCGTTGACCCTTGCTGATAATCCGCTTGCCTCACCTCGTATCAGCAATGATGCCATTGGGAATCTGATCCACTCGAAATATGACCTTACCCCGCTCGTTCATATTACGTGCCGGGACCGGAACTTGATCGGACTTCAATCCCACCTGATGGGGCTTCATACGCTTGGCATCCATAACATACTCGCAATCACCGGTGACCCTGCAAAGATCGGGGATTTTCCGGGAGCGGCTTCAGTGTATGATTTATCTTCCCTTGAACTCATAGAGTTGATTAAACAGAATAATGAAGGTTTATCTTTTTCGGGTAAATCATTAAGGGAGAAAACAAGATTCTCGGTGGGGGCTGCATTCAATCCGAATTTCCGACATCTGGACGCTTCTGTTAAAAGACTGGAAAAGAAAAAGAAGGCCGGTGCAGATTATTTCATTTCTCAGCCGGTCTTTGGAAGGAATCAGCTGATGCAAATTCACGAAGCTACGAAGCATCTGGACATTCCCATCTTCATCGGGATCATGCCTCTGATCAGTTCTAGAAATGCCGAGTTTCTTCATCATGAAGTACCGGGCATCAACGTTCCTGAAGAAACAAGGAGAAGAATGAAAGAAGCGGGTGCTGATCCTGTCATAACAAGGTCGGTCGGAATGGAAATGGCCAAAGACCTGCTTGAAACAGCACTTGAATTATTCAACGGGATTTATCTTATCACACCATTTGTAAGATACGACATGAGTATCGAATTGATCCAGCATATCCAACAACTCAATGCAGAAAGAGAGGTTCCCTATGGCCATCACATTATTTGA
- the metH gene encoding methionine synthase, whose protein sequence is MAITLFEEQLRKKILVLDGAMGTMLQQANLSPEDFGGEAFEGCNENLVLTAPEVIHRIHSEYLKAGADVIETNTFGATPVVLDEYDLGYKAYEINRVAAEIARNAADAVTTPEWPRFVAGSLGPTTKTLSVTGGISFDELTENYRIQAEGLLDGGVDVLLLETSQDALNVKAANLGIRSAFASRGIEIPILLSGTIEPMGTTLAGQNIESFYISLEHLNPLVVGLNCATGPEFMRDHIRTLSNLATSYVSCYPNAGLPDEEGNYNETAESLSVKMKGFAEKGWLNLVGGCCGTTPEHISALSEAVKNFPPRRPNVSHPHAVSGIEAFVYEDEDRRPILVGERTNVIGSRKFKRLIAEGKIEEASEIARAQVKNGAQVIDICLADPDREEEEDMDQFIQEVVKKVKVPLVIDSTDEKVLETALKYSQGKVIINSINLEDGEERFEKVAELMKQYGAAVVVGTIDEKGMGVSAERKVDIAVRSHQLLTEKYGIASEDIIFDPLVFPVGTGDQQYIGSANATVEGIRRIKEILPECPHILGVSNVSFGLPPVGREVLNAVYLYHCTKAGLDYAIVNTEKLERFASIPEKEVKLAEKLLFETTDATLAEFTAFYRGKKKEVKVPVNTMSLEERLAHYVVEGTKEGLLQDLDLALEQYEAPLDIINGPLMEGMSEVGRLFNDNQLIVAEVLQSAEVMKASVAHLEPHMEQNEHSSSKGKVILATVKGDVHDIGKNLVDIILSNNGYNVIDLGIKVTPQQLIEVIREEKPDIVGLSGLLVKSAQQMVITAQDLKQSDISVPLVVGGAALTRKFTTGKIGREYDGLVLYAKDAMDGLSIMNGIQHEETRQQYEEESREKLSKLSISEETVDQTDSSVALKVKSDVSKDVRVHVPSDLDPHTINGFSLDQIQPYINQQMLLGHHLGIKGKISRLLEERDERTVGLKNMVDELFQSAKRKGMIQASARYQFFPAQSDGDDVIVYHPEDFSVEIERFHFPRQKGNQHLCLADYLRSVDSGEMDYVGFFAVTAGVKIRQWAAELKQEGRFLESHALQALALETAEGLAERVHEMMRSRWGFPDPVDMTIQDRFRTHYQGQRFSFGYPACPELDDQKKLFKLLQPEKIGIQLTDGCMMEPEASVTAMVFAHPEARYFNVL, encoded by the coding sequence ATGGCCATCACATTATTTGAAGAACAACTGAGAAAGAAAATACTTGTCCTTGATGGGGCGATGGGAACAATGCTTCAGCAGGCCAATCTATCCCCTGAAGATTTTGGCGGGGAAGCGTTTGAAGGGTGTAATGAAAACCTTGTATTGACAGCTCCGGAAGTCATTCACCGCATACATTCAGAATACCTGAAGGCAGGGGCTGATGTGATTGAAACGAATACATTTGGTGCAACGCCTGTCGTGCTTGATGAATATGATCTTGGCTATAAGGCGTATGAAATCAACCGGGTGGCAGCAGAAATAGCCAGGAATGCAGCAGATGCTGTTACTACACCTGAATGGCCCAGATTTGTCGCCGGGTCCCTCGGCCCCACAACCAAGACACTATCGGTTACAGGGGGGATCAGTTTTGACGAGCTGACAGAGAATTATCGCATTCAAGCCGAAGGCCTCCTTGACGGGGGAGTGGATGTGCTGCTCCTTGAAACAAGTCAGGATGCCTTAAATGTGAAAGCCGCGAATCTCGGAATACGATCGGCATTTGCATCAAGGGGGATCGAGATTCCCATCTTATTATCAGGTACGATTGAGCCAATGGGAACGACACTGGCCGGTCAGAATATCGAATCATTTTATATTTCCCTGGAGCATTTAAATCCATTGGTGGTTGGCCTGAATTGTGCGACGGGCCCTGAGTTCATGCGTGACCATATCAGGACTTTATCGAATCTCGCCACATCCTATGTTAGTTGCTATCCCAATGCAGGATTACCGGACGAAGAGGGTAATTATAATGAAACGGCCGAGTCATTAAGTGTGAAAATGAAAGGTTTTGCCGAGAAAGGCTGGTTGAACCTTGTTGGAGGCTGCTGCGGTACGACGCCTGAACATATCTCTGCCCTTTCAGAAGCCGTGAAGAATTTTCCTCCACGAAGGCCAAACGTCTCCCATCCTCATGCCGTTTCTGGGATTGAAGCATTTGTTTACGAGGATGAAGACAGAAGGCCGATTCTAGTAGGTGAACGGACCAATGTCATCGGTTCACGCAAATTCAAGAGACTGATAGCAGAAGGGAAGATTGAAGAGGCATCAGAGATTGCCCGGGCTCAAGTAAAGAATGGGGCACAGGTGATCGATATTTGTCTTGCCGATCCCGATCGTGAAGAAGAGGAAGATATGGATCAATTTATTCAAGAGGTTGTAAAGAAGGTGAAAGTTCCCCTCGTTATAGATTCGACTGATGAAAAGGTGCTTGAGACAGCATTGAAATATTCTCAGGGGAAAGTGATCATCAATTCAATCAACCTCGAGGACGGGGAAGAGCGGTTCGAGAAGGTTGCAGAGCTCATGAAGCAGTACGGGGCCGCGGTAGTGGTCGGAACGATTGATGAGAAAGGGATGGGGGTATCTGCTGAAAGAAAAGTGGACATCGCTGTCCGGTCTCATCAGCTCTTAACCGAGAAGTATGGCATCGCGTCTGAAGATATCATTTTCGATCCCCTCGTCTTCCCTGTCGGCACAGGTGATCAGCAATATATCGGATCTGCCAATGCAACTGTAGAAGGGATCAGGCGGATCAAGGAAATCTTGCCTGAATGCCCTCATATATTGGGGGTGAGTAACGTTTCGTTTGGTCTCCCGCCAGTCGGAAGGGAGGTTCTCAATGCGGTATATCTTTATCACTGTACAAAGGCTGGCCTTGATTACGCGATTGTGAATACGGAAAAGCTGGAGAGGTTTGCTTCCATCCCGGAAAAAGAAGTGAAGCTTGCCGAGAAACTGTTATTTGAGACGACAGATGCTACCCTGGCTGAATTTACTGCATTTTATCGTGGGAAAAAGAAAGAAGTCAAAGTTCCCGTCAATACGATGAGCCTTGAGGAGCGGCTTGCACATTACGTGGTGGAAGGAACGAAGGAAGGACTGCTGCAAGACCTTGACCTGGCCCTTGAACAATATGAAGCCCCCCTTGATATCATTAATGGTCCGCTCATGGAAGGAATGAGTGAAGTCGGCAGATTATTCAATGACAATCAACTGATCGTCGCAGAAGTATTACAAAGTGCAGAAGTGATGAAGGCTTCGGTTGCACATCTGGAACCGCATATGGAACAAAATGAACATTCCTCTTCAAAAGGGAAAGTAATCCTGGCTACGGTAAAAGGTGATGTTCATGATATCGGGAAAAACCTGGTAGACATTATTCTCAGCAATAATGGCTATAACGTCATTGACCTGGGTATCAAGGTGACGCCACAGCAGTTGATCGAGGTCATCCGTGAAGAAAAGCCGGATATTGTCGGTTTATCAGGCTTGCTTGTAAAGTCTGCCCAGCAAATGGTCATCACTGCCCAGGATCTGAAGCAGTCGGATATTTCCGTTCCCCTTGTAGTAGGAGGAGCAGCGTTGACCCGAAAATTCACCACTGGCAAAATCGGTCGTGAATATGACGGTCTAGTGCTATATGCAAAAGATGCAATGGATGGTCTTTCTATCATGAACGGAATCCAGCATGAAGAAACCAGGCAGCAGTATGAAGAAGAAAGCAGGGAAAAGCTCAGTAAACTTTCAATAAGCGAGGAAACAGTGGACCAGACAGATTCCAGCGTAGCGCTCAAGGTCAAATCGGATGTATCAAAGGACGTTAGGGTTCATGTACCTTCAGACCTTGATCCACATACCATCAACGGTTTTTCCCTTGATCAAATCCAGCCGTACATCAATCAACAAATGCTCCTTGGTCATCATCTTGGGATCAAAGGAAAAATCAGCAGATTGTTGGAAGAAAGAGATGAACGTACTGTCGGATTGAAAAACATGGTAGATGAATTATTTCAAAGTGCAAAAAGAAAAGGCATGATTCAGGCATCGGCCCGTTATCAGTTCTTTCCTGCACAGTCTGATGGGGATGATGTGATCGTTTATCATCCGGAAGATTTCTCTGTCGAGATCGAACGCTTTCACTTTCCGAGACAAAAAGGAAACCAGCATTTATGTTTGGCAGATTATTTACGATCTGTTGATAGTGGAGAAATGGATTATGTCGGCTTTTTTGCCGTTACCGCAGGTGTAAAGATCAGACAGTGGGCAGCTGAACTCAAGCAGGAAGGCAGATTTTTGGAAAGTCATGCATTACAGGCGCTGGCATTGGAAACGGCAGAAGGCTTGGCTGAAAGGGTCCATGAAATGATGAGGAGCCGCTGGGGATTCCCGGATCCGGTGGATATGACGATTCAAGACCGGTTCAGGACCCACTACCAAGGTCAGCGATTTTCATTTGGCTATCCTGCCTGTCCCGAACTTGATGATCAGAAGAAGCTGTTCAAACTGCTTCAACCGGAGAAAATCGGTATCCAATTGACGGACGGATGCATGATGGAACCGGAAGCATCAGTAACAGCCATGGTATTTGCCCATCCGGAAGCGAGATACTTTAATGTTTTATAA
- a CDS encoding phosphotransferase family protein gives MRNQQVNIQGILKELKVGEVESFTSISNGTASIVWKVSRKCGRSLAVRLVGSGQLHQCRKEQKIMEVMREEGMPVPIVHQVKEVDRYAVMVLDWVDGKTVVQHLLERPGDAHVIGGEFGEMQAALHRLPLNFEPSGEGDWLTAETPAEKELFIHLNTGDRSYLHLDYHPLNVMLSERGIIDWTNFALGDYRFDLARTLSILEIHGGQYFSEEVLHSFITGWKEGYKSKRGSIGKLTSYIAWAGERMKRDLGDSMDKEVEARIDDWVHKQRGEGF, from the coding sequence GTGAGGAACCAACAGGTGAATATTCAGGGAATTCTAAAAGAATTGAAAGTTGGTGAAGTGGAGTCCTTCACTTCAATATCTAATGGAACGGCGAGCATTGTATGGAAAGTCAGCAGGAAATGTGGCAGGTCACTTGCTGTCAGATTGGTAGGAAGCGGCCAGCTTCATCAATGTCGAAAAGAACAGAAAATTATGGAAGTGATGCGGGAGGAGGGGATGCCCGTCCCAATCGTCCATCAGGTCAAGGAAGTGGACAGGTATGCTGTGATGGTATTGGACTGGGTCGATGGAAAAACAGTGGTTCAGCATCTGCTCGAGAGGCCGGGGGATGCACATGTGATAGGGGGTGAATTCGGAGAGATGCAGGCTGCGTTACATCGTCTCCCCCTGAACTTTGAACCATCAGGTGAAGGGGACTGGCTGACAGCTGAAACCCCTGCGGAAAAGGAGCTGTTTATCCACTTGAATACGGGGGATCGTTCATATCTCCATCTTGATTATCATCCTTTGAACGTCATGCTTTCTGAAAGAGGGATCATTGACTGGACAAATTTCGCTTTGGGTGATTACCGTTTTGATCTGGCCAGAACATTATCAATACTAGAAATTCATGGAGGGCAATACTTTTCGGAAGAAGTGCTTCACTCTTTTATAACCGGCTGGAAAGAAGGCTATAAATCGAAACGGGGATCGATCGGGAAACTGACCTCCTATATTGCGTGGGCAGGGGAACGGATGAAGAGGGATCTTGGTGATTCTATGGATAAAGAAGTGGAAGCAAGGATCGATGATTGGGTGCATAAACAAAGAGGGGAGGGCTTTTAA
- a CDS encoding hydrolase, protein MHSIIAYQLAAKFRCENKASFVIGGIAPDAVTYKDRSHFYTGDVEDHSREIDYEGFRGKYASRQHTPFITGYAAHLIADDLWLQGFYLPWLKNRLTADPSLHEAYHRDFRRLNAQLIHHYNLKEEFTHLLREVFDYVEIEEVSRVELEEFLPLLRGDLDYDPIDIQQPLSVFTLPQIIGYMETSIEIAGQKLRIGV, encoded by the coding sequence ATGCATAGTATTATCGCTTATCAACTTGCAGCCAAATTCAGGTGTGAAAATAAAGCATCGTTTGTCATTGGGGGGATCGCTCCGGATGCCGTCACTTACAAAGATAGAAGCCACTTTTATACAGGAGATGTAGAGGATCATTCAAGAGAAATCGATTATGAAGGGTTTCGGGGTAAGTACGCCTCCCGTCAACACACGCCATTTATCACAGGGTATGCAGCACACCTCATTGCCGATGACTTATGGCTACAGGGATTCTATTTGCCATGGCTGAAAAATCGACTGACAGCCGATCCCTCCCTGCATGAAGCATATCATCGGGATTTTAGAAGATTGAATGCCCAATTGATACATCACTATAATCTGAAAGAAGAATTCACCCATCTACTCCGTGAAGTGTTTGATTATGTTGAAATAGAGGAAGTGAGCAGAGTGGAGCTGGAAGAGTTTCTCCCGTTATTGAGAGGGGACCTTGACTATGACCCTATAGACATTCAGCAGCCTTTATCTGTCTTCACCCTTCCACAAATCATCGGTTACATGGAAACATCCATAGAGATTGCCGGGCAGAAATTACGTATCGGAGTATAA
- a CDS encoding STAS domain-containing protein: MHRNKELHTYLLSKARQLTDEWYESLDKSTASGVYSSNDPKVINRLKEQNFEFHGILCNIFAEDKETFKKHLDEWVLSIATDKEHLNTPNHSILYEFMRVRNQYLEFVLEYVKTHLDCDIFEQFNLWNDVIIEAFDQVMLRYVELQTEVIEQQIHTQQEVINELSSPIISLNAHTALLPLVGNIDPTRAGLILENALQQCVSKEVSLLFIDLSGVVLIDTMVAHQIFQLIDALKLIGVRPVLSGLRPEIAQTAVQLGLNFDNLTITSTLSQALTIKNNDV; encoded by the coding sequence ATGCATCGAAATAAGGAACTACATACATATCTATTGAGTAAAGCCCGTCAATTAACAGATGAATGGTATGAATCACTTGATAAATCCACCGCCTCAGGTGTGTATTCATCCAATGATCCGAAGGTGATCAATAGATTAAAAGAACAGAATTTTGAGTTTCACGGCATCCTTTGCAACATTTTCGCTGAGGACAAAGAAACCTTTAAAAAGCATCTAGATGAGTGGGTATTATCCATTGCGACAGATAAAGAACATCTGAACACACCAAACCATTCCATCCTTTACGAGTTCATGAGAGTAAGGAATCAATACCTTGAATTTGTGTTGGAATATGTGAAAACTCATTTGGACTGTGACATATTTGAGCAATTCAACCTGTGGAATGATGTCATTATCGAAGCGTTTGACCAGGTGATGCTGCGATATGTGGAACTGCAGACAGAGGTGATTGAGCAGCAAATTCATACCCAGCAGGAAGTGATCAATGAATTAAGCTCGCCGATCATCAGCCTGAATGCACATACAGCACTTCTGCCACTTGTTGGAAATATCGATCCAACAAGAGCCGGTCTGATCTTGGAAAACGCACTTCAACAATGTGTCAGTAAAGAAGTGTCCCTTCTATTCATCGATTTATCTGGCGTGGTGTTGATCGATACGATGGTTGCCCATCAGATTTTCCAACTCATAGATGCCCTCAAACTGATCGGTGTGAGACCCGTCCTTTCAGGGCTGCGTCCTGAAATCGCCCAAACCGCAGTGCAGCTTGGCTTGAATTTTGACAATTTAACGATCACGTCGACTTTGTCACAGGCTCTGACCATTAAGAATAATGATGTGTAA
- a CDS encoding ring-cleaving dioxygenase — protein MNIKPLKGQHHVSAITANAKKNFEFYTKVLGLRLVKKSINQDDTSVYHLFYADERGNPGTDLTFFEIPHAGQTYKGTNSISLTSLRVKTDKALTYWKKRLEEYGIEHDGISDRSGRATLRFQDFEGQRLMLVSDEHNKGVPGGKPWDKSPVPVEYGIIGLGPITLTVAQSESTAAVLTDLLGFKETRSFPSDQQGQPDIRVFETGEGGTGAEVFLEERSDLPRERPGRGSVHHVAFRVEDEEELKKWVKWISENRLPNSGFVERYYFRSLYFREPNGILFELATDGPGFETDEEFNSLGENLSLPPYFENQRESIEAKLKPLETKE, from the coding sequence ATGAACATTAAACCATTAAAAGGGCAGCATCATGTTTCTGCCATTACAGCCAACGCAAAAAAGAATTTTGAATTTTATACAAAAGTACTCGGTTTAAGACTTGTAAAAAAATCCATCAACCAGGACGACACATCCGTCTATCATTTGTTTTATGCCGACGAACGAGGAAATCCGGGGACGGACCTCACATTTTTTGAAATTCCCCATGCGGGACAAACGTATAAAGGGACCAACTCGATCTCTTTAACTTCCCTTCGGGTGAAAACGGATAAAGCATTAACATACTGGAAGAAGCGCCTGGAAGAATACGGAATCGAGCATGATGGTATTTCAGACAGAAGCGGACGTGCGACGTTGCGTTTTCAAGATTTTGAAGGGCAGCGTCTCATGCTGGTTTCAGATGAACATAACAAGGGAGTCCCTGGTGGGAAACCGTGGGATAAAAGTCCGGTACCTGTTGAATACGGCATCATCGGCCTTGGTCCGATCACATTGACAGTCGCACAGAGCGAAAGTACGGCAGCAGTACTGACAGACCTATTAGGGTTTAAAGAGACTAGAAGTTTTCCATCAGATCAACAGGGGCAACCGGACATCCGTGTGTTTGAAACAGGAGAAGGAGGAACCGGTGCAGAAGTGTTCCTCGAAGAACGCAGTGATCTTCCACGGGAAAGACCAGGCAGGGGAAGCGTTCATCACGTTGCCTTCCGGGTAGAGGATGAAGAGGAATTGAAGAAATGGGTGAAATGGATTTCGGAGAATCGCCTGCCGAACTCCGGGTTTGTGGAACGGTATTATTTCCGTTCACTCTATTTCCGTGAGCCGAACGGTATCTTATTTGAACTTGCGACAGACGGCCCTGGATTTGAAACCGATGAAGAGTTTAACAGTTTAGGGGAGAACTTATCGCTACCGCCATATTTTGAAAATCAAAGAGAGTCCATCGAGGCGAAATTAAAGCCGTTGGAGACAAAAGAGTAA
- a CDS encoding alpha/beta hydrolase: MKHIYKEGNKQLPTLLLLHGTGGDERDLLPLAQMIAPECAVLSVKGNVDENGMARFFARLREGVFDEEDLLFRTKELKEFIDDSSVQYGFDRENVVALGYSNGANIAASLMYHEDASLKGGILFHAMVPRRGVDLPDLSKVSVFIGAGKKDPLIPPDETKELVKDLQNAGAPVTEYWTDGGHELRREEVEAAAQWFDNQYK; the protein is encoded by the coding sequence ATGAAACATATTTATAAAGAAGGGAATAAGCAATTACCTACACTTCTATTGCTACACGGCACAGGTGGGGATGAACGTGATTTACTTCCCCTTGCACAAATGATTGCGCCGGAGTGTGCTGTTCTGAGCGTGAAGGGAAACGTGGATGAAAACGGGATGGCACGCTTCTTCGCACGCCTCCGGGAAGGTGTATTCGATGAGGAAGATTTATTATTCCGTACAAAAGAGCTGAAAGAATTTATAGATGACAGCTCTGTTCAATATGGCTTCGACAGGGAAAATGTGGTGGCATTAGGGTACTCGAACGGTGCAAATATAGCCGCGAGCTTAATGTATCATGAGGATGCTTCACTAAAAGGCGGTATATTGTTTCACGCGATGGTGCCGAGACGTGGAGTCGACCTGCCTGATTTGAGTAAGGTGTCAGTTTTCATCGGAGCCGGTAAAAAGGATCCTCTGATTCCGCCTGATGAAACCAAAGAACTGGTAAAGGACCTGCAGAATGCAGGTGCACCTGTAACTGAGTATTGGACCGATGGTGGCCATGAGCTCCGCCGTGAAGAAGTGGAAGCTGCGGCACAGTGGTTCGACAATCAATATAAATAG